In a genomic window of Punica granatum isolate Tunisia-2019 chromosome 6, ASM765513v2, whole genome shotgun sequence:
- the LOC116210717 gene encoding LOW QUALITY PROTEIN: wall-associated receptor kinase-like 14 (The sequence of the model RefSeq protein was modified relative to this genomic sequence to represent the inferred CDS: inserted 1 base in 1 codon), producing the protein MISHQWVIPLTILTLVFVLRAEAQTSSIKCNPTVRTCGYGKSATRVSYPFGFSSGCPIPLSCNFTTKTNSSVRIGEFKVLNVTRSSLLVELPVDCNRPIDSISSLFGQHYAPAWSNGLLLQHCSKSLNGCLIPTSFVEGRFDGVHNCSSRSSRNVSCFSQEKRNAEELLGHDVLKTTGCKFLFSSIAAVGPDKNSLEFQALELRWWLREPCESLCSLNASCRKVELSGGRVGHQCQCDDGFEGDGFIAGDGCRRETSDCVASSYFSGRCGGKTRVAVLIGGLVAGASLMAGVAAICYCIRRHTNSLKSRKSARRLLCEAAGNKTVPLFTYKDIEKATXGFSEKQRLGTGAYGTVYAGKLHNYEWVAIKKIRNRDTDTIDQVMNEIKLLSSVSHPNLVRLLGCCIEKDEQILVYEFMPYGTLSQHLQKERGNGLPWTIRLTIASETAHAIAYLHSAMNPPIYHRDIKSSNILLDINYNSKVADFGLSRLGMTETELSHISTAPQGTPGYLDPQYHQNFHLSDKSDVYSFGVVLVEIITALKVVDFSRPHSEINLAALAIDRIGRGCVDEIIDPFLEPHRDAWTLSSIHKVAELAFRCLAFHRDMRPSMMEVAEELEHIRLSGWAPMDENMCLESSVASFSSSPYNGSEKSFGGLSMKKAAVGVGSQRLLIPQRLADCLSSVEEVKDRSPVSVQDPWLSEQSSPSTNSLLNNVVQ; encoded by the exons ATGATCTCGCATCAATGGGTAATTCCTTTGACGATATTAACCTTAGTATTCGTTCTCCGAGCTGAGGCTCAAACGTCATCCATTAAGTGCAACCCAACGGTCCGAACCTGCGGCTATGGAAAGTCGGCCACCCGAGTCAGCTACCCTTTCGGGTTTTCCTCAGGATGCCCGATCCCACTCAGCTGTAATTTCACTACTAAAACCAACAGCAGCGTCCGAATTGGGGAATTTAAGGTCCTGAACGTGACCCGATCGAGCCTACTGGTCGAGCTTCCCGTGGATTGCAACCGACCGATCGACTCCATCTCCTCACTCTTTGGACAGCACTACGCGCCCGCCTGGTCCAACGGGCTCCTCCTCCAGCATTGCTCTAAGTCCCTGAACGGGTGCTTGATCCCGACGAGCTTCGTGGAGGGTAGATTCGATGGGGTCCATAACTGCTCCTCGAGGAGCAGCCGTAACGTCAGCTGCTTCAGCCAGGAGAAGAGGAACGCGGAGGAATTGTTGGGGCACGATGTTTTGAAAACGACCGGGTGTAAGTTCCTCTTCTCGTCTATCGCGGCGGTCGGTCCCGACAAGAACTCCCTCGAGTTCCAGGCGCTGGAGCTCCGGTGGTGGCTCCGTGAGCCCTGTGAGTCGCTTTGCTCTTTAAATGCGAGCTGCAGGAAGGTTGAGCTCTCCGGCGGCCGTGTTGGGCACCAGTGCCAGTGCGATGACGGGTTCGAGGGCGACGGGTTCATCGCAGGCGACGGCTGCCGTAGAG AAACTTCTGATTGTGTTGCTTCAAGTTACTTCTCGGGCCGTTGTGGAGGCAAAACAAGAGTCGCAGTTCTTATTGGAG GCCTTGTTGCTGGAGCTTCCTTGATGGCCGGTGTTGCTGCCATTTGCTACTGCATCCGACGCCATACGAATTCCTTAAAAAGCAGGAAGAGCGCTAGGCGCCTTCTCTGTGAGGCTGCAGGCAATAAAACTGTTCCTCTGTTCACTTATAAAGACATTGAGAAAGCAA AGGGATTCTCTGAGAAACAGAGGCTAGGAACTGGAGCTTATGGTACTGTCTACGCAGGAAAGCTCCACAACTATGAGTGGGTTGCGATAAAGAAAATTAGGAATCGGGACACTGACACCATCGACCAGGTCATGAATGAGATCAAGCTGCTCTCCTCAGTGAGCCACCCGAATCTAGTAAGGCTCTTGGGGTGTTGTATAGAGAAGGATGAACAGATCCTCGTGTACGAGTTCATGCCCTATGGCACTTTGTCTCAGCACCTACAAAAGGAGAGAGGAAACGGACTTCCATGGACTATAAGGCTCACGATTGCGAGTGAAACTGCTCACGCGATCGCTTATCTCCATTCCGCCATGAATCCTCCAATCTACCACCGGGACATCAAATCAAGCAATATCTTATTGGACATCAACTACAACTCGAAGGTTGCAGATTTCGGTCTCTCTAGGCTCGGGATGACAGAGACAGAACTATCCCACATCTCAACCGCTCCGCAGGGAACTCCTGGCTACCTTGACCCTCAATATCATCAAAATTTCCATCTCTCCGACAAAAGCGATGTATACAGCTTCGGAGTGGTCCTTGTGGAGATTATAACGGCATTGAAGGTTGTAGACTTCTCCCGGCCCCACAGCGAGATAAATTTGGCTGCACTTGCCATTGACAGGATTGGACGGGGATGCGTGGATGAGATAATTGACCCGTTCTTAGAGCCGCATAGGGATGCGTGGACACTCTCCTCTATCCATAAGGTGGCAGAACTGGCATTCCGGTGCCTCGCTTTCCATAGGGACATGAGGCCTTCAATGATGGAAGTGGCCGAGGAGCTTGAGCATATCAGGCTTAGTGGTTGGGCCCCGATGGACGAGAACATGTGCTTGGAATCATCAGTCGCATCCTTCAGCTCCTCGCCTTATAATGGGAGTGAGAAGTCCTTTGGAGGCCTTTCGATGAAGAAGGCAGCAGTAGGAGTGGGAAGTCAGAGGTTGCTGATTCCTCAGAGGTTGGCAGATTGTCTAAGTTCCGTCGAGGAGGTTAAGGATCGTTCACCAGTCTCTGTCCAGGACCCTTGGTTGAGTGAGCAGAGCTCGCCTTCCACAAACAGCCTGTTAAATAACGTGGTccagtga